One genomic segment of Podarcis raffonei isolate rPodRaf1 chromosome 7, rPodRaf1.pri, whole genome shotgun sequence includes these proteins:
- the DND1 gene encoding dead end protein homolog 1 codes for MDGAQMSSPAWSEEVNQAKKTALLAWVEETGIKLVQINGQRKYGGPPPGWTGSVPPPGSEIFIGKIPQDIYEDKLIPLFQSVGRLYEFRLMMTFSGLNRGFAYAKYANRRSAQDAIAVLNAFEIQAGHPILVCRSTDKCELSIDGLSLTVREGHLLPMLQELTAGVLSVSLHPSPFRRERQLAEVKYSSHQAAAIARKALVEGSLCLCGDDIEVDWLKPNIKQELHSASVQGFPEIPPSNFPHRDVPYKAPSGPVQPAVGSVLDYLNLQCKERQLGLPVFLTKCMQKNPEGWLQFWYQVVIPKYPSPFSGFIWIKPERSGLEAHEKAKNAVALQLLKALGCPMV; via the exons ATGGATGGCGCGCAG ATGTCTTCTCCTGCGTGGAGCGAGGAAGTAAACCAGGCTAAAAAAACTGCCCTTCTGGCTTGGGTGGAAGAGACTGGAATCAAACTGGTACAGATCAATGGCCAGAGGAAATACGGTGGCCCTCCTCCAG GTTGGACTGGCAGTGTTCCACCACCTGGCTCTGAGATTTTCATAGGGAAGATTCCACAGGATATATATGAGGATAAACTAATTCCTCTCTTCCAGAGTGTTGGGAGGCTCTATGAATTTCGTCTCATGATGACGTTCAGCGGGCTTAACCGCGGCTTTGCCTATGCGAAATACGCAAACAGACGCAGTGCCCAGGATGCTATTGCTGTGCTCAACGCCTTTGAAATCCAGGCCGGCCACCCCATTTTGGTCTGCAGAAGTACAGACAAGTGTGAGCTCTCCATTGATGgtttgtctctcactgtgagagAGGGACACCTTCTTCCAATGCTGCAGGAACTTACTGCCGGAGTCCTGAGTGTTTCCTTGCACCCAAGCCCTTTCAGAAGGGAGAGGCAGTTGGCAGAGGTGAAATACAGCTCCCACCAGGCTGCTGCAATCGCCAGGAAAGCGCTTGTGGAAG GTAGTTTGTGCCTCTGTGGAGATGACATTGAAGTGGATTGGCTAAAACCAAATATAAAACAGGAACTCCACAGTGCCTCTGTTCAGGGCTTTCCAGAGATTCCACCATCCAATTTTCCCCACAGAGATGTTCCCTACAAAGCACCTTCTGGGCCTGTGCAACCCGCAGTGGGCAGTGTGCTGGACTACCTGAATTTGCAGTGCAAGGAACGGCAGCTGGGGCTCCCTGTATTTCTTACAAAATGTATGCAAAAGAATCCTGAAGGATGGTTGCAGTTCTGGTATCAAGTGGTGATACCTAAATATCCATCACCTTTCAGTGGGTTTATCTGGATCAAGCCAGAACGTTCTGGCTTGGAGGCCCATGAGAAGGCCAAGAATGCAGTGGCACTGCAGCTACTCAAAGCTCTGG GATGCCCAATGGTGTAA